The Lachnospiraceae bacterium KM106-2 nucleotide sequence ACCTGTTGGGATATAAAAATGAACCAAAATTTGTTCAAATAGACTAATTTCAACAATGAAATATTTCGACCTACCATTTATTAGGTTAAATACAACTTGATATTTTGAAATAAATTAGGTAAAATGTTAAATGTGATTTGGAGTAATAATATTTTCAAATTATAAGATTAATAACCAGCCATATTTTACATAATATGACATGGTATATTATAAAAATTAACTTTTTTAGGAGGAATTAAATCATGGCAGTAAAAGTTGCAATCAATGGTTTTGGACGTATCGGACGTCTTGCATTTAGACAAATGTTTGGAGCAGAGGGATATGAAGTAGTTGCTATCAACGACTTAACAAGCCCAAAAATGTTAGCTCACTTATTAAAATATGATTCAGCACAAGGTAGATATGCATTAGCTGATAAAGTAGAAGCTAAAGAAGATTCTATCGTAGTAGACGGAAAAGAAATCAAAATCTACGCAAAAGCAAACGCTGAAGAACTTCCTTGGGGAGAAATCGGTGTTGATGTAGTATTAGAATGTACTGGATTCTATACATCAAAAGCAAAATCAGAAGCACATATCAAAGCTGGAGCTAAAAAAGTTGTTATCTCTGCACCTGCAGGAAACGATCTTCCAACTATCGTTTACAGCGTAAACGAAAACACATTAAAAGCTACAGATACAGTAATCTCTGCTGCATCTTGTACTACAAACTGCTTAGCTCCTATGGCTGACACATTAAACAAATTATCTAAAATCAAAAAAGGTTATATGACTACAATCCATGCTTACACAGGTGATCAAATGACTCTTGATGGACCACAAAGAAAAGGTGATTTAAGAAGAGCTAGAGCAGCTGCTGTAAACATCGTTCCTAACTCAACAGGTGCTGCTAAAGCAATCGGTTTAGTAATCCCTGAATTATTAGGTGTATTAGATGGTTGTGCACAAAGAGTTCCAGTTCCAACTGGTTCATTAACTCAATTAGTTGCTATGGTTGAAGGTAAAGTAACAGAAGCTGATGTAAACGCTGCTATGAAAGCTGCTGCATCTGAATCTTTCGGTTACACTGAAGAAGAATTAGTATCTTCTGATATCGTTGGTATCAGATTTGGTTCTTTATTCGATGCAACTCAAACTAAATGCTTAGATATGGGTGATGGAACAACTATGGTTAAGGTTGTATCTTGGTACGATAACGAAAACTCATACACTAGCCAAATGGTTAGAACAATCAAATACTTCGCTGAATTAGCTTAGTTTTCGATTAACTAAAAACTGAATCTTTAGGAAAGACTTAAAGGTTTATAATAGGTCCGGTCTTAGTAGGTAACTATAGGACCGGGCCTATCGTTTTATAATAAGCAATTCACATATATGCAAACGAGATCCTTTGGACTCGAACATTGAAAGGAGTATCACTTATGTTAAATAAAAAATCCGTAGATGATATTAATGTTAAAGGAAAAAGAGTATTAGTACGTTGTGACTTTAACGTACCTTTACAAGATGGAAAGATCACAGATGAAAACCGTCTTGTAGCTGCATTACCTACAATTAAAAAATTAATCGCTGATGGAGGAAAAGTAATTCTTTGTTCTCACCTTGGTAAACCAAAGGGTGAACCAAAGCCAGAATTATCTTTAGCTCCTGTAGCAGTTCGTTTATCTGAATTATTAGGACAAGAAGTAAAATTCGCTGCTGATAATGAAGTAGTTGGCGCTAACGCTAAAGCTGCTGTTGAAGCAATGAAAGACGGAGAAGTTGTACTTCTTGAAAATACTCGTTATAGAAAAGAAGAAACTAAGAATGAAGAAGCATTCTCTAAAGATTTAGCTTCTTTAGCTGATGTATTTGTAAATGATGCATTCGGTACTGCACATAGAGCACATTGTTCTAACGTTGGTGTTACTAAATTTGTTGACACTGCAGTAGTTGGATACTTAATGCAAAAAGAAATCGATTTCTTAGGAAACGCTGTAAATAAACCAGAAAGACCATTCGTAGCTATTCTTGGTGGATCTAAAGTTTCTAGTAAGATTTCTGTAATCAACAACTTATTAGACAAAGTTGATACACTTATCATTGGTGGAGGTATGGCTTATACTTTCATGAAAGCTCAGGGAGAAGAAGTTGGTAACTCACTTCTTGAAGCTGATTACTTAGATTACGCAAAAGAAATGATGGATAAAGCAAAAGCAAAAGGAGTTAAATTATTAATTCCTGTTGATACAGTAGTTGCTAAAGAATTCTCTAATGATGCAGAATTCAAAACAGTAGCTCGTGGACAGATCGAACCAGGATGGGAAGGTCTTGATATCGGTGAAGAAACTCGTAAATTATACGCTGATGCTATCAAAGATGCTAAGACTGTAGTTTGGAACGGACCTATGGGTGTATTCGAAATGTCTAACTTCGCTGGTGGTACTGTTGCAGTAGCAAAAGCTTTAGCTGATATCGATGCAACTACAATCATCGGTGGTGGAGATTCTGCAGCCGCTGTTAATATCTTAGGATTCGGTGATAAGATGACTCACATCTCAACAGGTGGTGGAGCTTCTCTTGAATTCTTAGAAGGTAAAGACTTACCAGGTGTAGTAGCAGCTAACGATAAATAATATAGATTTGTAGGGCGTTGATTGTGAAGTTTCATGATTGTCGCCCTGCTTATGATTGATTAAATGAATCTTAAGGAGAAAAATTATGCGTAAGAAAATTATTGCTGGTAACTGGAAAATGAACAAAACTCCAAGTGAGACAGTTACATTATTAAATGAATTAAAACCATTAGTAGCAAACAATGACGTAGATGTAGTATTCTGCGTACCTGCTATTTCTTTAACTACAGCTATCGAAACTGTAAAAGGAACAAATATCAAGATCGGTGCTGAAAACATGCATTGGGAAGAAAGCGGTGCTTACACTGGTGAAATCGCTCCAAATATGTTAACAGATATCGGTGTTGAATACGTTATCATCGGACATAGCGAAAGAAGAGAATACTTTGCTGAAACTAACGAAACAGTTAACAAAAA carries:
- a CDS encoding phosphoglycerate kinase, which gives rise to MLNKKSVDDINVKGKRVLVRCDFNVPLQDGKITDENRLVAALPTIKKLIADGGKVILCSHLGKPKGEPKPELSLAPVAVRLSELLGQEVKFAADNEVVGANAKAAVEAMKDGEVVLLENTRYRKEETKNEEAFSKDLASLADVFVNDAFGTAHRAHCSNVGVTKFVDTAVVGYLMQKEIDFLGNAVNKPERPFVAILGGSKVSSKISVINNLLDKVDTLIIGGGMAYTFMKAQGEEVGNSLLEADYLDYAKEMMDKAKAKGVKLLIPVDTVVAKEFSNDAEFKTVARGQIEPGWEGLDIGEETRKLYADAIKDAKTVVWNGPMGVFEMSNFAGGTVAVAKALADIDATTIIGGGDSAAAVNILGFGDKMTHISTGGGASLEFLEGKDLPGVVAANDK
- a CDS encoding NAD-dependent glyceraldehyde-3-phosphate dehydrogenase gives rise to the protein MAVKVAINGFGRIGRLAFRQMFGAEGYEVVAINDLTSPKMLAHLLKYDSAQGRYALADKVEAKEDSIVVDGKEIKIYAKANAEELPWGEIGVDVVLECTGFYTSKAKSEAHIKAGAKKVVISAPAGNDLPTIVYSVNENTLKATDTVISAASCTTNCLAPMADTLNKLSKIKKGYMTTIHAYTGDQMTLDGPQRKGDLRRARAAAVNIVPNSTGAAKAIGLVIPELLGVLDGCAQRVPVPTGSLTQLVAMVEGKVTEADVNAAMKAAASESFGYTEEELVSSDIVGIRFGSLFDATQTKCLDMGDGTTMVKVVSWYDNENSYTSQMVRTIKYFAELA